A stretch of the Cervus canadensis isolate Bull #8, Minnesota chromosome 16, ASM1932006v1, whole genome shotgun sequence genome encodes the following:
- the UTP15 gene encoding U3 small nucleolar RNA-associated protein 15 homolog, whose product MAGYKPVAIQTYPILGEKITQDTLYWNNYKTPVQIKEFGAVSKVDFSPQPPYNYAVTASSRIHIYGRYSQEPIKTFSRFKDTAYCATFRQDGRLLVAGSEDGGVQLFDISGRAPLRQFEGHTKAVHSVDFTADKYHVVSGADDYTVKLWDIPNSKEILTFKEHSDYVRCGCASKLNPDLFVTGSYDHTVKMFDARANQNVISAEHGQPVESVLLFPSGGLLVSAGGRYVKVWDMLKGGQLLVSLKNHHKTVTCLCLSSSGQRLLSGSLDRKVKVYSTTSYKVVHSFDYTASILSLALAHEDETIVVGMTNGILSVKHRKSEAKKESVPRRRRPAYRTFIKGKNYMKQQDDILINRPSKKHLELYDRDLKNFRISKALDRVLEPTCTIKTPEITVSIIKELNRRGVLANALAGRDEKEISRVLNFLIRNLSQPRFAPVLINAAEIIIDIYLPVIGQSPVVDKKFLVLQGLVEKEIDYQRELLETLGMMDMLFATMTRKESTSVLQHDTSDGFLENNKIES is encoded by the exons ATGGCTGGTTATAAGCCTGTAGCAATCCAGACATATCCTATACTTGGTGAAAAAATCACCCAAGATACACTGTACTGGAATAACTATAAG ACGCCTGTTCAGATCAAGGAGTTTGGTGCAGTGTCAAAAGTAGACTTTTCTCCCCAGCCTCCATATAACTATGCAGTCACAGCTTCTTCAAGG ATTCACATTTATGGCCGATACTCCCAAGAACCTATAAAAACCTTTTCACGATTTAAAGACACAGCCTACTGTGCTACTTTTCGACAGGATGGAAGACTCCTTGTGGCTGGCAGTGAAGATGGTGGTGTTCAGCTTTTTGATATAAGCGGGAGGGCTCCCCTCAGACAGTTTGAAGGCCATACTAA AGCAGTTCATTCAGTAGATTTTACAGCTGACAAATACCATGTGGTTTCTGGGGCCGATGATTATACAGTTAAATTATGGGATATTCCAAACTCCAAAGAAATTCTGACATTCAAAGAACATTCTGATTATGTGAGGTGTGGATGTGCTAGCaaactgaacccagatctctttgTCACAG GGTCATATGATCACACTGTGAAGATGTTTGATGCACGGGCAAACCAGAATGTTATCTCTGCTGAGCATGGACAGCCAGTGGAGAGTGTCCTGCTTTTTCCCTCTGGAGGTCTTCTGGTGTCAGcag GAGGTCGGTATGTTAAAGTCTGGGACATGCTGAAAGGAGGACAGTTGCTCGTGTCTTTGAAAAATCATCATAAAACTGTGACATGTTTATGTCTCAGCAGCTCTGGACAGAGGTTACTCTCTGGCTCACTGGATAG gAAGGTGAAAGTATATAGCACAACTTCCTACAAAGTAGTCCACAGTTTTGATTATACAGCTTCAATTTTGAGTCTTGCACTTGCA CATGAAGATGAGACAATAGTTGTAGGAATGACCAATGGAATACTGAGTGTTAAACATCGGAAATCTGAAGCAAAGAAGGAATCTGTGCCCAGGAGAAGAAGGCCTGCATATCGAACTTTTATTAAGGGGAAAAATTATATGAAACAACAG GATGACATTTTGATCAACAGGCCATCAAAGAAACACCTAGAATTGTATGACAGGGATCTGAAAAACTTCCGGATCTCTAAGGCACTTGACAGAGTCCTTGAG CCCACTTGTACAATAAAGACGCCCGAGATTACAGTTTCCATCATAAAGGAGCTAAATCGAAGAGGAGTCCTTGCAAACGCCCTTGCAGGTCGAGatgaaaaggaaatcagtcgtgttcttaattttttgataAG GAATCTGTCTCAGCCAAGATTTGCCCCTGTTTTGATTAATGCTGCTGAAATAATTATTG ATATATATCTACCTGTGATTGGTCAGTCACCTGTAGTTGATAAAAAGTTTTTGGTACTTCAAGGACTAGTAGAAAAAGAGATTGATTACCAAAGAGAACTGCTGGAAACCTTGGGGATGATGGATATGCTTTTTGCTACCATGACAAGGAAAGAAAGCACTTCTGTATTGCAGCATGATACATCTGATGGATTTCTAGAGAACAATAAGATTGAATCATAG